The following proteins come from a genomic window of Paucimonas lemoignei:
- the qseF_1 gene encoding sigma54 specific transcriptional regulator, with the protein MTEPMTDPMKESHSLDDYLRVRQLAIRSLFEIIEQSSEGTVIVDKDANIVWINERYARRFGLQDASVALGQPCEKVIPGSLLRQVATNGRPILLDMMDTAKDPLVVMRLPIHDDAGGLIGAIGFALFDELQALSPLLKRYLSMQEELASTRSLLRERQAKYSFAHFIGTSAASLEVKRRARRSASADSPVLLLGETGTGKELLAHAIHSASPRAHKAFVSINSAAIPETLLEAEFFGTAPGAFTGADRKARPGKLQIAQGGTLFLDEIGDMPLPLQSKLLRVLQEKEYEPVGSNQVVKSDIRLIAATSTDLEAAIKRGEFRADLYYRLSVVPIQVPPLRERLDDLPALSEAILEELRSQHELEPSALTLLAQHAWPGNIRELRNVLERAALLSDDLVLDAREIRAAIGNLIPLTCSASLEGGATTFETFSQARQRFDRQVIEQALLQCAGNVVNAASQLGLGRSTLYKKMAALGIVESP; encoded by the coding sequence ATGACAGAGCCCATGACAGACCCGATGAAAGAAAGCCACAGCCTCGATGATTACCTGCGGGTCAGACAACTGGCGATTCGCTCGCTGTTCGAAATCATCGAGCAGTCCAGCGAGGGCACCGTGATCGTCGACAAGGACGCCAACATCGTCTGGATCAACGAACGTTACGCCCGACGCTTTGGCCTGCAGGACGCCAGCGTTGCCCTGGGCCAGCCGTGCGAAAAAGTCATCCCCGGCAGCCTGTTGCGCCAGGTTGCAACCAATGGTCGGCCGATCCTGCTGGACATGATGGACACCGCCAAGGACCCGCTGGTAGTCATGCGCCTGCCCATTCATGACGACGCAGGCGGGCTGATCGGTGCAATTGGTTTCGCCCTGTTTGATGAATTACAGGCCCTCTCCCCGCTGCTCAAGCGCTACCTGAGCATGCAGGAGGAGCTGGCGTCGACGCGTTCGCTGCTGCGCGAGCGGCAAGCCAAGTACAGCTTTGCGCATTTCATTGGCACCAGCGCCGCCAGCCTTGAAGTCAAACGCCGGGCCCGGCGCAGCGCCAGTGCCGACTCCCCGGTGCTGCTGTTGGGCGAGACCGGCACCGGCAAGGAGTTGCTGGCCCACGCCATTCATAGCGCTTCACCCCGGGCGCATAAAGCGTTTGTCAGTATCAACAGTGCCGCGATCCCGGAGACCTTGCTCGAAGCAGAGTTTTTCGGCACCGCGCCGGGGGCGTTTACCGGTGCTGATCGCAAGGCGCGGCCCGGCAAACTGCAGATTGCTCAGGGCGGCACCTTGTTTCTCGATGAGATCGGCGATATGCCGCTGCCTCTGCAAAGCAAGCTGCTGCGGGTGCTCCAGGAAAAAGAATACGAGCCGGTGGGCTCCAATCAGGTGGTCAAAAGCGACATCCGGTTGATTGCCGCCACTTCGACGGACCTCGAAGCAGCCATCAAACGTGGCGAATTCCGCGCTGACCTGTATTACCGCCTCAGTGTAGTGCCTATCCAGGTTCCGCCACTGCGTGAGCGGCTGGATGATTTGCCTGCCCTGAGCGAAGCCATTCTGGAAGAACTGCGCAGCCAGCACGAACTAGAACCCAGTGCCTTGACGCTGCTGGCACAGCACGCCTGGCCCGGCAACATCCGCGAATTACGCAACGTGCTGGAACGCGCCGCGCTGCTCAGCGATGACTTGGTGCTCGACGCCAGAGAAATCCGTGCCGCTATCGGCAATCTGATCCCGCTAACCTGCTCTGCCAGCCTCGAAGGCGGCGCGACAACCTTCGAAACCTTCAGCCAGGCTCGCCAGCGCTTTGATCGGCAGGTTATCGAACAGGCGCTGCTGCAATGTGCCGGCAACGTGGTCAACGCTGCCAGCCAGCTGGGGCTGGGCCGCTCGACGCTGTACAAGAAGATGGCAGCCCTGGGCATTGTCGAGTCTCCATAA
- a CDS encoding transporter membrane protein → MSVIIALAALALLMLAAYRGYSVILFAPIAAMGAVLLTDPSAVAPAFTGVFMDKMVGFIKLYFPVFLLGAVFGKLIELSGFSRAIVAAAIGVLGTRQAMLVIVLVCALLTYGGVSLFVVVFAVYPFAAEMFRQSNIPKRLIPATIALGAFSFTMDALPGTPQIQNIIPTTFFNTTAWAAPWLGVIGTIFVFSAGMLYLQRQRNKAQRAGEGYGTELRNEPETAEDIKLPNPWIALSPLLLVGVMNLLFTWWIPQWYGKTHTLALPGMATPVQTEVAKLTAIWAVEAALLVGIVMVLAFGFTAIKSRLAEGSKSAVSGALLAAMNTASEYGFGAVIASLPGFLVLADWLKNIPNPLVNEAITVTLLAGITGSASGGMSIALAAMSNTFISAANAANIPLEVLHRVAAMASGGMDTLPHNGAVITLLAVTGLTHREAYKDIFGITIIKTLAVFVVIGTFYATGIV, encoded by the coding sequence ATGAGTGTGATCATCGCCTTGGCAGCTCTCGCGCTGTTGATGCTTGCTGCCTACCGTGGCTACAGCGTTATTCTCTTTGCTCCCATCGCTGCCATGGGCGCGGTGTTGCTGACCGACCCTTCAGCCGTCGCGCCTGCCTTCACCGGGGTGTTCATGGACAAGATGGTGGGCTTCATCAAACTGTACTTTCCGGTTTTTCTGCTAGGCGCCGTGTTTGGCAAGTTGATCGAGCTGTCCGGTTTTTCCCGCGCGATTGTGGCGGCGGCCATCGGCGTACTCGGTACCCGCCAGGCGATGCTGGTGATTGTGCTGGTCTGCGCGTTGCTGACCTACGGCGGTGTGTCGCTGTTCGTGGTGGTGTTCGCGGTCTACCCGTTCGCTGCCGAAATGTTTCGTCAGAGCAATATTCCCAAGCGGCTGATCCCCGCGACCATTGCCCTGGGCGCGTTCTCGTTCACTATGGACGCCCTGCCCGGCACGCCGCAGATCCAGAACATCATCCCGACCACCTTTTTCAACACCACGGCCTGGGCTGCACCCTGGCTGGGGGTAATCGGCACGATTTTCGTGTTCAGCGCCGGCATGCTGTACCTGCAACGCCAGCGCAACAAAGCGCAGCGCGCAGGCGAAGGGTACGGCACTGAGCTGCGCAACGAGCCAGAAACCGCCGAAGACATCAAGCTGCCCAACCCGTGGATCGCCCTGTCGCCATTACTGTTGGTGGGCGTCATGAATCTGCTGTTCACTTGGTGGATACCCCAGTGGTACGGCAAGACCCACACCCTGGCATTGCCTGGCATGGCCACGCCCGTGCAAACCGAAGTCGCCAAACTGACCGCCATCTGGGCGGTGGAAGCGGCATTGCTGGTGGGCATTGTCATGGTGCTGGCGTTCGGCTTCACCGCCATTAAGAGTCGACTGGCAGAAGGCAGCAAGAGCGCGGTCAGCGGCGCACTGCTCGCCGCAATGAACACCGCCTCCGAATACGGCTTTGGCGCAGTCATCGCGTCGCTGCCTGGCTTTCTGGTGTTGGCGGACTGGCTCAAGAACATCCCCAATCCACTGGTCAACGAAGCCATTACCGTGACCTTGCTGGCCGGGATTACTGGGTCGGCCTCGGGCGGCATGAGCATTGCTCTGGCGGCTATGTCCAATACCTTCATCAGCGCCGCCAACGCAGCGAACATTCCTCTGGAAGTCCTGCACCGCGTCGCGGCCATGGCCAGCGGCGGCATGGACACTCTGCCGCACAACGGCGCGGTGATTACTTTGCTGGCGGTCACCGGGTTGACCCACCGCGAGGCTTACAAAGACATCTTTGGCATCACCATCATCAAGACCCTGGCGGTATTTGTGGTGATTGGCACCTTCTACGCCACTGGCATTGTGTGA